In the genome of Methanosarcinales archaeon, one region contains:
- a CDS encoding ABC transporter ATP-binding protein, with amino-acid sequence MDLYVNISKKLTNKNSNEFVLNVEFKCGNEIIVLFGPSGAGKTLTLECITGLEVPDKGYINVNDITYFDSEKSINISPQKRNVGYLFQNYALFPHLTVGENIIFGLRSGNNKKEKMQEMLDVFEIHGLEKRYPSQLSGGQRQRVAFARALITRPKILLLDEPFSSLDYIVRMRLRRNLKKLRQIIKIPIILITHNPVEAYTMADTIIVYKHGGIEQMGPPKEIFSKPINENVAKLVGMNNIFKGKILDIINDEVMIQSHKKIIAMRMEGVQVGEEVTWGIRPDQVMVVREDRPLGKAIASNIFSGKITEIISNGATYLLYIDGDFNLEIEMPSHAFERLDIKQEQIIRVSLKKSAIHIIKE; translated from the coding sequence ATGGATTTATATGTTAATATATCCAAAAAATTAACAAATAAGAATTCAAATGAATTCGTGCTTAATGTAGAATTTAAATGTGGTAATGAAATAATAGTTCTTTTCGGCCCTTCCGGGGCAGGAAAAACATTGACTCTTGAGTGCATAACAGGGCTTGAAGTTCCTGATAAAGGCTACATAAATGTAAATGATATTACATATTTTGACTCTGAAAAAAGCATCAATATTTCACCACAAAAGAGGAATGTCGGATATCTTTTCCAGAATTATGCGTTATTCCCGCATCTTACAGTTGGAGAAAATATCATCTTTGGATTGCGTTCCGGAAATAATAAAAAAGAAAAGATGCAAGAGATGCTGGATGTTTTTGAAATCCATGGGCTTGAGAAAAGGTACCCTTCTCAATTGTCAGGAGGGCAACGCCAGAGAGTTGCCTTTGCCCGTGCACTGATAACCCGACCCAAAATTCTGCTTCTGGATGAGCCTTTTTCCTCTCTTGATTATATTGTCAGGATGAGATTACGAAGGAATTTGAAAAAATTACGGCAGATTATTAAAATACCCATTATTTTGATTACCCACAACCCTGTTGAAGCATATACTATGGCTGATACCATAATCGTTTACAAACACGGCGGAATAGAACAAATGGGCCCACCCAAAGAGATTTTTTCAAAGCCAATAAATGAGAATGTGGCAAAGCTTGTGGGGATGAACAACATTTTCAAAGGAAAGATTCTTGATATAATAAATGATGAAGTTATGATCCAGAGCCATAAAAAAATAATCGCAATGAGAATGGAAGGTGTGCAAGTTGGCGAGGAAGTTACCTGGGGTATTCGTCCAGACCAGGTTATGGTGGTGCGAGAAGATCGACCCCTTGGAAAAGCCATAGCTTCAAACATTTTTTCAGGGAAAATCACCGAAATAATCTCAAATGGAGCGACATATTTACTTTATATTGACGGAGATTTTAATCTTGAGATAGAAATGCCATCACATGCTTTTGAACGACTGGATATTAAACAGGAACAAATAATACGAGTATCCTTAAAAAAATCAGCTATACATATAATAA